The Fundulus heteroclitus isolate FHET01 chromosome 13, MU-UCD_Fhet_4.1, whole genome shotgun sequence genome contains a region encoding:
- the LOC105937761 gene encoding piggyBac transposable element-derived protein 2 isoform X1: MSSFSSQREFTNKLLSPAEDTFTDNKEIIVKSEEELNGSLDVSETTQIFVHSTEKGTEEVTSVEMSDQRQSQRVKQHPDIRQHHVKTEDFYDQIRNSCLDPKKPDPHVMKEEEDELHLQIKEEGNELCISQDVLKQESETFPVYSTNEEKYCREPKNTAENCRGPKLITDQLHSHNGGSENQDWEESNDEDTELSSDEEPKQNGRYQETRGKFHKMDTKTYSARQRIPLALVPVNPQDSDADLSDADDDDPALDPDYQPTQAEDSADNSFESLDEEESPSKGTSSVQPPLKRHKKGNNNLKTVCLEDVEDPSNPSSLSSQNKSTGRIWKYEDIEEFEAPNPRLEPPKTLQTPFQYFKMLFTDGMIEHIAHHTNLHSAQKLGDSIKTSPKEIEDFIAILLLMGVFNFPSLADYWHHESRFSVVADTMSRKRFQLLRRFIHFSDNQQSSEHPDRFFKIRPFFEMFRKQCLLIPSTYKQSVDEVMVAYKGTKARSLHQCSTNKPDKWGFKLFCRASSSGIIHDLLLYQGVSTFFNVALSEQEEKLPLEAKLMTTLCKTINQPTLSVVFCGIFFTSFSLIQSLHTSLGVKWIGAIRPNCTGGAPLMADKELMKKGRGAYDYRSAEGVIAVKWFDKKCVSLLSNAYGIMPLSTVNRWNKKSRRKIAISCPSLIRAYNEHIGGIDLSEMLVHLYKTPAKPGRWYIPLFGYILDLCIANSWLIYKRDCGLLNQKLMSIKRFRLAVAHSLNQANKPVPKNGLPSFTSSCTLRAPRSKPQPDVRYDNLGHWPFNCHKRGRCNLCPKGVSRWKCQKCNVFLCLNTNKECFVAYHQK; the protein is encoded by the exons ATGTCTTCATTTTCGTCTCAGAGAGAATTTACCAACAAGCTTTTAAGTCCTGCTGAAGACACGTTCACGGATAATAAAGAAATCATCGTAAAGTCCGAGGAAGAGCTCAATGGCAGCTTGGATGTCAGCGAAACAACCCAAATATTTGTTCACAGTACAG AAAAAGGGACAGAGGAAGTGACTTCAGTAGAGATGAGTGATCAGAGGCAGAGTCAGAGGGTGAAGCAGCATCCAG aTATACGACAGCATCATGTCAAGACAGAGGATTTTTACGACCAGATAAGGAACTCCTGTTTGGATCCGAAGAAACCAGATCCTCATGTAatgaaggaagaggaggatgagcTACATCTTCAGATAAAAGAGGAAGGGAATGAACTCTGTATCAGTCAGGATGTGCTGAAGCAGGAAAGTGAAACCTTCCCTGTGTATTCTACTAATGAAGAAAAATACTGCAGAGAACCCAAAAATACTGCAGAGAACTGCAGAGGACCCAAACTAATCACGGACCAACTCCACTCTCATAATGGTGGTTCTGAGAACCAAGATTGGGAAGAAAGCAATGATGAAGACACAGAATTGAGCAGTGATGAGGAGCCAAAGCAAAATGGAAGATATCAGGAAACCAGAGG CAAGTTTCACAAGATGGACACTAAAACGTACAGTGCAAGACAACGTATTCCTCTGGCCCTCGTACCAGTAAATCCTCAAGACTCTGATGCAGATCTGAGTGATGCTGATGATGACGACCCAGCACTGGATCCCGACTATCAGCCCACCCAGGCAGAAGATTCAGCCGATAATTCTTTTGAATCCCTGGATGAAGAAGAGTCTCCTTCAAAAGGCACATCGTCTGTTCAGCCACCTCTTAAGAGGCACAAAAAAGGCAATAACAACCTAAAAACTGTTTGTCTGGAGGACGTAGAGGACCCATCCAACCCAAGTTCCCTCTCAAGTCAAAACAAAAGTACAGGAAGAATCTGGAAGTATGAAGACATTGAGGAATTTGAGGCTCCAAATCCAAGACTTGAACCCCCCAAGACTCTGCAGACACCCTTCCAGTACTTCAAAATGCTCTTCACTGATGGGATGATTGAACATATTGCTCATCATACAAATCTGCACTCTGCTCAGAAGTTGGGAGATTCAATTAAGACTAGCCCCAAAGAAATTGAGGACTTTATAGCAATCCTTCTCCTAATGGGTGTTTTCAACTTCCCATCTCTGGCGGATTACTGGCACCATGAGTCACGCTTCAGCGTGGTAGCTGATACTATGTCAAGGAAAAGATTCCAGCTGCTACGGCGGTTCATTCATTTCAGTGATAATCAGCAGAGCAGTGAGCATCCAGACCGATTTTTCAAAATCCGCCCATTCTTTGAGATGTTTCGAAAACAATGTCTACTGATACCATCTACTTACAAGCAGAGTGTAGACGAGGTCATGGTAGCATATAAAGGCACAAAGGCTCGCAGTCTCCACCAGTGTTCTACGAACAAGCCAGATAAGTGGGGCTTCAAATTGTTTTGTCGAGCAAGTTCATCTGGCATTATCCACGACTTGCTCCTGTACCAAGGGGTATCCACATTCTTCAATGTTGCCCTCAGTGAACAGGAAGAAAAGCTCCCTCTAGAAGCCAAATTGATGACAACACTATGCAAAACCATAAACCAGCCAACACTTTCTGTTGTCTTCTGTGGCATCTTCTTTACAAGTTTCAGCTTGATCCAGAGCTTGCACACATCTTTGGGCGTCAAGTGGATTGGTGCCATACGACCAAACTGCACTGGTGGAGCTCCTTTGATGGCAGACAAAGAACTAATGAAGAAAGGCCGTGGAGCCTATGATTACAGGTCTGCTGAAGGGGTGATTGCAGTAAAATGGTTTGACAAGAAATGTGTCAGCCTCCTGAGCAATGCCTATGGGATCATGCCTCTTTCAACTGTCAACCGGTGGAACAAGAAATCTAGAAGAAAGATCGCCATCTCATGCCCATCACTTATCCGTGCTTACAACGAGCACATAGGAGGAATTGATCTTTCTGAAATGCTGGTACACCTTTACAAGACTCCAGCTAAGCCCGGGAGATGGTATATTCCCCTATTTGGATACATCCTTGACCTGTGCATTGCAAATTCCTGGCTGATCTACAAGAGGGACTGTGGTCTTCTCAACCAGAAACTGATGTCTATCAAAAGGTTCCGGTTGGCTGTCGCCCACAGCTTGAATCAGGCCAACAAGCCAGTCCCCAAAAATGGTCTACCATCGTTCACTTCTTCCTGCACCCTAAGAGCCCCTCGATCAAAACCACAACCAGATGTGCGCTATGATAATTTGGGACACTGGCCATTTAATTGTCACAAGCGAGGACGATGCAACCTATGCCCCAAGGGTGTATCAAGGTGGAAATGTCAGAAGTGCAATGTTTTCTTGTGTTtgaacacaaacaaggaatgcTTTGTGGCATATCATCAAAAGTGA
- the LOC105937761 gene encoding zinc finger protein 33B isoform X3 — MSSFSSQREFTNKLLSPAEDTFTDNKEIIVKSEEELNGSLDVSETTQIFVHSTEKGTEEVTSVEMSDQRQSQRVKQHPDIRQHHVKTEDFYDQIRNSCLDPKKPDPHVMKEEEDELHLQIKEEGNELCISQDVLKQESETFPVYSTNEEKYCREPKNTAENCRGPKLITDQLHSHNGGSENQDWEESNDEDTELSSDEEPKQNGRYQETRGYDNSSDSLKRKGRKTPKDKNLYACTMCDKLFSQKTHLIYHTRTHTGEKPFPCKFCGKCFSRESIVNAHLRIHTGEKPFSCVTCGKSFILKHKLTDHMRIHTGEKPFPCNACDKSFNLKSNLNQHMRIHTGEKPFSCVTCGKSYSQRRPLTLHMRSHTGDRPFSCVTCGKSYSQKGHLIDHMRTHTGEKPFSCVTCGKGYNRRNRLNKHMESHTGLQDLCV, encoded by the exons ATGTCTTCATTTTCGTCTCAGAGAGAATTTACCAACAAGCTTTTAAGTCCTGCTGAAGACACGTTCACGGATAATAAAGAAATCATCGTAAAGTCCGAGGAAGAGCTCAATGGCAGCTTGGATGTCAGCGAAACAACCCAAATATTTGTTCACAGTACAG AAAAAGGGACAGAGGAAGTGACTTCAGTAGAGATGAGTGATCAGAGGCAGAGTCAGAGGGTGAAGCAGCATCCAG aTATACGACAGCATCATGTCAAGACAGAGGATTTTTACGACCAGATAAGGAACTCCTGTTTGGATCCGAAGAAACCAGATCCTCATGTAatgaaggaagaggaggatgagcTACATCTTCAGATAAAAGAGGAAGGGAATGAACTCTGTATCAGTCAGGATGTGCTGAAGCAGGAAAGTGAAACCTTCCCTGTGTATTCTACTAATGAAGAAAAATACTGCAGAGAACCCAAAAATACTGCAGAGAACTGCAGAGGACCCAAACTAATCACGGACCAACTCCACTCTCATAATGGTGGTTCTGAGAACCAAGATTGGGAAGAAAGCAATGATGAAGACACAGAATTGAGCAGTGATGAGGAGCCAAAGCAAAATGGAAGATATCAGGAAACCAGAGGGTATGATAATAGTTCTGACAGTTTAAAACGAAAAGGGCGGAAAACTCCCAAAGATAAAAATCTGTATGCATGTACAATGTGCGATAAATTGTTCTCTCAAAAGACTCACTTGATCTATCACACGAGAACTCACACAGGCGAGAAGCCTTTCCCGTGTAAgttttgtggaaaatgtttcagtCGAGAAAGTATTGTGAACGCTCACCTGAGAATCCACACGGGCGAAaagcctttctcatgtgtgACCTGTGGGAAAAGTTTCATTCTGAAGCATAAGTTAACGgatcacatgagaatccacacaggcgAGAAGCCTTTTCCGTGTAACGCCTGTGACAAGTCTTTTAACCTGAAGAGCAATTTGAATcaacacatgagaattcacacgGGCGAAAAGCCTTTCTCCTGTGTGACGTGTGGTAAAAGTTACAGTCAACGGCGTCCACTAACACTTCACATGAGAAGTCACACGGGTGACCGGCCTTTTTCATGTGtgacctgtggaaaaagttaCAGTCAGAAAGGTCATCTAATTgatcacatgagaactcacacaggggAGAAGCCATTCTCTTGTGTGACGTGCGGAAAAGGTTACAATCGAAGAAATCGTTTAAACAAACATATGGAAAGTCACACTGGCTTACAAGACTTGTGTGTGTGA
- the LOC105937761 gene encoding piggyBac transposable element-derived protein 2 isoform X2, producing MDVRANFSNKRKSPEKGTEEVTSVEMSDQRQSQRVKQHPDIRQHHVKTEDFYDQIRNSCLDPKKPDPHVMKEEEDELHLQIKEEGNELCISQDVLKQESETFPVYSTNEEKYCREPKNTAENCRGPKLITDQLHSHNGGSENQDWEESNDEDTELSSDEEPKQNGRYQETRGKFHKMDTKTYSARQRIPLALVPVNPQDSDADLSDADDDDPALDPDYQPTQAEDSADNSFESLDEEESPSKGTSSVQPPLKRHKKGNNNLKTVCLEDVEDPSNPSSLSSQNKSTGRIWKYEDIEEFEAPNPRLEPPKTLQTPFQYFKMLFTDGMIEHIAHHTNLHSAQKLGDSIKTSPKEIEDFIAILLLMGVFNFPSLADYWHHESRFSVVADTMSRKRFQLLRRFIHFSDNQQSSEHPDRFFKIRPFFEMFRKQCLLIPSTYKQSVDEVMVAYKGTKARSLHQCSTNKPDKWGFKLFCRASSSGIIHDLLLYQGVSTFFNVALSEQEEKLPLEAKLMTTLCKTINQPTLSVVFCGIFFTSFSLIQSLHTSLGVKWIGAIRPNCTGGAPLMADKELMKKGRGAYDYRSAEGVIAVKWFDKKCVSLLSNAYGIMPLSTVNRWNKKSRRKIAISCPSLIRAYNEHIGGIDLSEMLVHLYKTPAKPGRWYIPLFGYILDLCIANSWLIYKRDCGLLNQKLMSIKRFRLAVAHSLNQANKPVPKNGLPSFTSSCTLRAPRSKPQPDVRYDNLGHWPFNCHKRGRCNLCPKGVSRWKCQKCNVFLCLNTNKECFVAYHQK from the exons ATGGATGTTAGAgcaaatttttcaaacaaacggAAATCTCCAG AAAAAGGGACAGAGGAAGTGACTTCAGTAGAGATGAGTGATCAGAGGCAGAGTCAGAGGGTGAAGCAGCATCCAG aTATACGACAGCATCATGTCAAGACAGAGGATTTTTACGACCAGATAAGGAACTCCTGTTTGGATCCGAAGAAACCAGATCCTCATGTAatgaaggaagaggaggatgagcTACATCTTCAGATAAAAGAGGAAGGGAATGAACTCTGTATCAGTCAGGATGTGCTGAAGCAGGAAAGTGAAACCTTCCCTGTGTATTCTACTAATGAAGAAAAATACTGCAGAGAACCCAAAAATACTGCAGAGAACTGCAGAGGACCCAAACTAATCACGGACCAACTCCACTCTCATAATGGTGGTTCTGAGAACCAAGATTGGGAAGAAAGCAATGATGAAGACACAGAATTGAGCAGTGATGAGGAGCCAAAGCAAAATGGAAGATATCAGGAAACCAGAGG CAAGTTTCACAAGATGGACACTAAAACGTACAGTGCAAGACAACGTATTCCTCTGGCCCTCGTACCAGTAAATCCTCAAGACTCTGATGCAGATCTGAGTGATGCTGATGATGACGACCCAGCACTGGATCCCGACTATCAGCCCACCCAGGCAGAAGATTCAGCCGATAATTCTTTTGAATCCCTGGATGAAGAAGAGTCTCCTTCAAAAGGCACATCGTCTGTTCAGCCACCTCTTAAGAGGCACAAAAAAGGCAATAACAACCTAAAAACTGTTTGTCTGGAGGACGTAGAGGACCCATCCAACCCAAGTTCCCTCTCAAGTCAAAACAAAAGTACAGGAAGAATCTGGAAGTATGAAGACATTGAGGAATTTGAGGCTCCAAATCCAAGACTTGAACCCCCCAAGACTCTGCAGACACCCTTCCAGTACTTCAAAATGCTCTTCACTGATGGGATGATTGAACATATTGCTCATCATACAAATCTGCACTCTGCTCAGAAGTTGGGAGATTCAATTAAGACTAGCCCCAAAGAAATTGAGGACTTTATAGCAATCCTTCTCCTAATGGGTGTTTTCAACTTCCCATCTCTGGCGGATTACTGGCACCATGAGTCACGCTTCAGCGTGGTAGCTGATACTATGTCAAGGAAAAGATTCCAGCTGCTACGGCGGTTCATTCATTTCAGTGATAATCAGCAGAGCAGTGAGCATCCAGACCGATTTTTCAAAATCCGCCCATTCTTTGAGATGTTTCGAAAACAATGTCTACTGATACCATCTACTTACAAGCAGAGTGTAGACGAGGTCATGGTAGCATATAAAGGCACAAAGGCTCGCAGTCTCCACCAGTGTTCTACGAACAAGCCAGATAAGTGGGGCTTCAAATTGTTTTGTCGAGCAAGTTCATCTGGCATTATCCACGACTTGCTCCTGTACCAAGGGGTATCCACATTCTTCAATGTTGCCCTCAGTGAACAGGAAGAAAAGCTCCCTCTAGAAGCCAAATTGATGACAACACTATGCAAAACCATAAACCAGCCAACACTTTCTGTTGTCTTCTGTGGCATCTTCTTTACAAGTTTCAGCTTGATCCAGAGCTTGCACACATCTTTGGGCGTCAAGTGGATTGGTGCCATACGACCAAACTGCACTGGTGGAGCTCCTTTGATGGCAGACAAAGAACTAATGAAGAAAGGCCGTGGAGCCTATGATTACAGGTCTGCTGAAGGGGTGATTGCAGTAAAATGGTTTGACAAGAAATGTGTCAGCCTCCTGAGCAATGCCTATGGGATCATGCCTCTTTCAACTGTCAACCGGTGGAACAAGAAATCTAGAAGAAAGATCGCCATCTCATGCCCATCACTTATCCGTGCTTACAACGAGCACATAGGAGGAATTGATCTTTCTGAAATGCTGGTACACCTTTACAAGACTCCAGCTAAGCCCGGGAGATGGTATATTCCCCTATTTGGATACATCCTTGACCTGTGCATTGCAAATTCCTGGCTGATCTACAAGAGGGACTGTGGTCTTCTCAACCAGAAACTGATGTCTATCAAAAGGTTCCGGTTGGCTGTCGCCCACAGCTTGAATCAGGCCAACAAGCCAGTCCCCAAAAATGGTCTACCATCGTTCACTTCTTCCTGCACCCTAAGAGCCCCTCGATCAAAACCACAACCAGATGTGCGCTATGATAATTTGGGACACTGGCCATTTAATTGTCACAAGCGAGGACGATGCAACCTATGCCCCAAGGGTGTATCAAGGTGGAAATGTCAGAAGTGCAATGTTTTCTTGTGTTtgaacacaaacaaggaatgcTTTGTGGCATATCATCAAAAGTGA